A genomic segment from Spinacia oleracea cultivar Varoflay chromosome 3, BTI_SOV_V1, whole genome shotgun sequence encodes:
- the LOC110798346 gene encoding uncharacterized protein has product MFTGMNGSSIPPISEYGFNFDIGGVVNALQSVGGTVRWPKKSDRPDSMKDMSKWCDFHRDNGHTTEECISLKKEVAYLLKRGHLKELLSDKGKETGESEAVKEGQTEDEIALEKSLAAMTNTFDDSDSTNAQQEHHDGLVISLQIGNTLIKRILIDNGSSANVLFLEALQEMGLEEKNVIRRSTVLVGFSGESLRTVGEISLPTYAEGVNVMTKFNVVDCPSAYNVILGRP; this is encoded by the exons ATGTTTACAGGAATGAACGGGTCATCTATCCCCCCCATCTCCGAGTATGGCTTCAACTTCGACATCGGAGGCGTGGTGAACGCCCTTCAAAGTGTAGGTGGTACCGTCAGATGGCCTAAGAAGAGCGACAGACCAGATTCCATGAAGGACATGAGCAAGTGGTGCGACTTCCACCGCGACAACGGCCACACAACCGAGGAATGCATCTCCCTCAAAAAGGAGGTAGCATATCTGTTAAAAAGGGGACATCTGAAGGAACTGCTGAGCGACAAAGGGAAGGAGAC GGGCGAATCTGAAGCCGTCAAAGAAGGGCAGACCGAAGACGAAATAGCACTAGAAAAATCATTAGCAGCAATGACAAACACCTTCGACGACTCAGATTCAACCAACGCACAACAGGAACATCACGACGGGCTAGTCATATCGCTCCAAATAGGCAACACTCTGATCAAAAGGATATTGATCGACAACGGCAGTTCAGCAAACGTACTGTTCTTAGAGGCTCTACAGGAAATGGGACTTGAAGAGAAGAATGTAATCAGAAGGTCGACGGTCTTAGTAGGTTTCAGTGGAGAATCGCTACGGACAGTAGGGGAGATATCGCTGCCCACGTACGCAGAAGGTGTTAATGTGATGACCAAGTTCAACGTCGTCGACTGCCCATCAGCATACAACGTCATCCTTGGACGACCTTAG
- the LOC130469905 gene encoding uncharacterized protein — protein MSPPLLSKPKEGEVLQLYLAVSSTAVSAVLAREDETQQLPIYYISKSLLEAETRYSSLAKIVLALVTAAKKLRHYFETHQIVVMFNYPIKSVMRRPEITCRMEKWTMALGSFDIKYQPRTAIKSQALADFVADISPDLEKTADDEIKLINNVEEVWTLFVDGSSNFRGAGLGVVLKSPQGDMIAQAICCDFKATNNEAEYEALIAGLTLAEELGASGLNIFSDSQLIINQINGDYEAKDLKMTLYLEKAKKLTSRFKPFSIKQGILFKRSANGMLMRCAEKTEWEGLLKQYHEGECGGHEGGRSLSTRIKRNGYYWPEMLNDAMRFGVPSEIICDNGSQFISDKTRAFCKTWNIELKTSTPRYPQANGQAKSSNKTIISSLKKRLDDKKGRWAEELPSILWANRTTPRTATGQNPFSLVYGCEAVLPPEVKLPSARYGLMTPEQNDVELSENLDNTEDFREAALIRMASQQQIVAKCFNKNVKVKMFKEGDWVLRKVFQNTKELNAGKLAPAWEGPYLIDKIVGKGAYRLATKDGKSVPRSWNATHLKLYHF, from the exons ATGTCACCACCCCTCCTATCCAAGCCCAAAGAAGGCGAAGTCCTACAACTCTACCTAGCCGTCAGCTCGACAGCGGTCAGTGCGGTCCTAGCTCGCGAAGACGAAACACAACAGCTGCCTATTTACTACATCAGTAAGTCACTACTAGAAGCAGAAACCAGGTATTCCTCCCTCGCAAAAATCGTTTTAGCACTCGTTACTGCAGCCAAAAaactaaggcattattttgaaacccaccaaatagtggtgatgTTTAATTATCCAATCAAGTCTGTGATGCGTAGACCAGAAATAACATGTCGAATGGAGAAATGGACAATGGCGCTAGGAAGCTTCGACATCAAATACCAACCGAGGACGGCCATAAAGTCGCAGGCcctagcagattttgtggcaGACATTAGCCCCGACTTGGAGAAGACAGCAGACGACGAAATCAAACTCATCAACAACGTAGAAGAAGTATGGACACTCTTCGTTGACGGCTCATCTAACTTTCGTGGTGCAGGTCTAGGCGTCGTACTAAaatcgccacaaggggacatgatagcacagGCCATATGCTGCGACTTCAAGGCGacaaacaacgaagcagaatacgaaGCGCTAATTGCTGGACTGACGTTAGCTGAAGAATTAGGGGCAAGCGGACTCAACATCTTCAGCGACTCACAACTAATCATCAACCAAATTAACGGCGACTACGAGGCTAaagacctaaaaatgaccttATACCTCGAGAAAGCAAAAAAGCTAACCTCCAGATTTAAACCCTTCTCCATTAAACAA ggCATACTATTTAAAAGGTCAGCGAACGGTATGTTAATGCGATGCGCAGAAAAAACAGAATGGGAAGGATTACTAAAGcaataccacgaaggagaatgTGGCGGACACGAAGGAGGACGAAGCTTGTCAACCAGGATCAAGAGAaacggatactattggccaGAAATGCTCAACGACGCGATGAG GTTCGGAGTGCCATCAGAAATCATCTGCGACAACGGATCACAATTCATCAGCGACAAGACTAGAGCTTTCTGCAAGACATGGAACATCGAACTAAAGACGTCGACGCCAAGATATCCCCAAGCAAACGGACAGGCGAAATCCAGCAACAAAACAATCATCTCATCGTTGAAAAAGCGACTGGACGACAAGAAGGGGCGATGGGCAGAAGAACTGCCatccatcctatgggccaataggacgacgcctaggacggcgaCAGGGCAGAATCCCTTCTCACTCGTTTACGGGTGCGAAGCAGTACTACCCCCCGAAGTGAAACTGCCCAGCGCACGATATGGACTCATGACACCGGAGCAGAACGACGTGGAACTTAGTGAAAATCTCGACAACACAGAAGATTTCAGAGAAGCAGCGTTGATAAGAATGGCGTCGCAACAACAGATCGTGGCAAAATGCTTCAACAAAAACGTCAAAGTAAAAATGTTCAAGGAAGGCGACTGGGTGCTGCGCAAGGTATTCCAAAATACAAAGGAACTAAACGCAGGTAAGCTCGCACCAGCTTGGGAAGGACCGTACTTGATCGACAAAATCGtcggaaagggggcatacaGACTCGCCACCAAAGACGGCAAGTCAGTCCCCCGAAGCTGGAACGCTACACATCTTAAACTCTATCACTTCTAA